A stretch of DNA from Syntrophales bacterium:
GCAGATGAGGGAATGTGTCCCGGAGCGGATGTTTGTTTCGGTTTTTGAAGCGGATTACCGGCCGTTAAAACAGGAATACCGCAGCCGCCAGGACACAGGTGTAGCCGCCTGCCCGTGCTATAGCCGACTGGGTCGTTTCCATGGTCCTGACAATTTTTCCGCTGATTTTAAATATTTCCTCTTTTTCGTCCCAACCGGCGTCGATGTCGAAATCGATTCCCAGGGTTGAGGCAAGCATGGCCGCCGCCAGATCTTCGGCGTATTCTCCCGCCTGTTTCTGGGTTTGGCCGAAAGCGTGGTGTTCACTGATGTAGCCGTAAGTGTTCCGGTCCGTCGGAATCGCGCATCCGATGGAAGCCGCGACGAGACGACGGGCCTCGTCGCTGGAACAGCGGCTCATGACACAGTAGGTGATGCCTCCTGTCTTGAGTTCACTGAGTCCCTGCTTGGCGGGAATAACCTTGCATCCGGGGGGGAAAATGCTCGATACATACACCAGGTTGCATTTTTCGATACCGGCGCTTCTCAGGGCCAATTCAAAGGCGTGGAGTTCCTCCCTATGAAACCCCACACCCTTGGTAAAAAAGATTCTTTTGGGAACAAATGGACTGTTGTTCAATGCACCTCTCCTTTTCCTGATAGTCTGCTGGTCACAATATATCCCATGACACGGTACACCAGCTTCGCGGCCATGAAATCGGGGGCCGGAAGGCCCGGTATGGGACAGAGTTCGACAACATCGAACCCCCGTATCCTTTTTGATGCTGATACAGTTCGAACCAGGCTCAGTACATCCGCCCAGGAGAGTCCGCCCGGTTCGGGCGTGCCTGTGGACGGCATGATGGAAGGGTCGAAGGCGTCAAGGTCTATTGTGATGTATACATCGTCGGTCAGGCCGTCGCGGATCCGTTCGATCCAGCCCGGCTGGAGTGTCTCCTCGGCG
This window harbors:
- a CDS encoding arginine decarboxylase, pyruvoyl-dependent, encoding MNNSPFVPKRIFFTKGVGFHREELHAFELALRSAGIEKCNLVYVSSIFPPGCKVIPAKQGLSELKTGGITYCVMSRCSSDEARRLVAASIGCAIPTDRNTYGYISEHHAFGQTQKQAGEYAEDLAAAMLASTLGIDFDIDAGWDEKEEIFKISGKIVRTMETTQSAIARAGGYTCVLAAAVFLF